The Metopolophium dirhodum isolate CAU chromosome 4, ASM1992520v1, whole genome shotgun sequence DNA window gttATCATTTAATGATTTAGTGTGTGGCGGAGCGTTCCCGCACTTGCATGTACAAGTCACTGACTTGGCGATTCGCAGGTGAACGGTATACAATTTATGctcatttgtatgtattttgttCCATCCTATCGATCGACCTAATAATGCGATCATTCTTCACAAAACTGATCTGAATTCTTTATGTTTATTTGAGATCGGTCAgtccacattttaagatttctgatttaaattccaaataatcaacgtttgaaaatttcgaaatttctaaataaatttataattattgggtGGGTGAAATTGGGAAATATGGACTGACCGATCTCAAGCAgacataataacaaatttaaattagttttaaaaaatattatcgcaTTGCTAGGTTGAACAGTATCATGGAATACAAGTTTGTATGTTTTAGTTGAAATAACTGTCCGCCACCCTTAATTATATTCTGAAATTTGAGTTGATAACAAATAACCAATAACATAAAATGtccaaattagtaattacctttTGACCAtgggaaaaaattaatttgatcacATCATcaagtaatataggtaccaaatttAAGGCAATTTTAGAGTATAGGTAGGGTACACtgaaataagtttaataattaataatttatggttgGAAATCAGTGTAACTAATATGTAAGAATATTATTGAATGTAACACAGGTGTCTTTGTGTCAAAAACAATCAACTATGGATATTTTacactaatttataattataccagtataatactatgtataaataataaactactgATACACAATGTACAATATGAgcattaccattgattatataaatactagtttactaatatttataatcaatggtattacatTCAGATTtctaacaattaaaattaaaagttgattATCTATGTTATAAATAGTTAGATGATTTAATAATCTGATATTACGCtatatcttaaataaataaaaattaattttattcaaatcatcccatattttttaaacaaatataaagataaattaagaTGAATCAAAATATGCAGTTAGTAGGTAACAtgttaaataagtaggtactaaaaaaataattataaatgttaactcAGACAaatgtacacataaaaaaatatatatttgtaatttgtataaaggtacattgacattaaaaataaaatatatacatataaataaggTCTTAAAATACTAAGTAacttaacatataaattaattaatacaactgTATAGCTTTGGTAATGAACACATAattggaatttaaattaatttattatactttaccaGTCTTTCTTTCATACAATGCTGATACACATTCTTGAACATAATGCAAGCAggatgtttttattaaaaatccacCAGCAAGTTCTTGAGAACTTTCTCTTCTGATGTATTTCATATATCCTAATGAATCTAATTGCGTAATATCTGGACAGGAAGGACCATTAAGTTGATGAGAAACTGGCTCATATTTGAATAATGGACCTTCTTTTATTGAGATTGATATAGAAGACTGATTGAATTTGACACCAGTTGAAAACTTGGTGAAGTTTATAGATTTAGAAATAGGTTTTGGTTTCGGGACAGGAATTTCTTCTTTTTTATGTGTATAAGTGTTAACAATGTCTCTAGCATCAGAATTAGAACGTGCTAAACTATCAATCAATTCAGAATCTACTCGAAGTTTTTTAGTTCTTTGTTCAGCTTCATCTCTTAAAACTTCATCTCTTTTATACTGAGTATGCATCTTTTCTTCTTCAATTAAATCATCTAAGGCTTGTTCTTCACGCTTTGATTTCATTCTGTTCCtcataattatttctttattttctctTTTATATTGATCAATACGTTCTTTTGTTTCAACTACATTAATATTTCtaactaaattgtaaataatatcttcaatttctattaaataatcattataatcatCTAAAGATTCAAAATCATCTTCAGTTTTGTTGAAATCTTGCAATATTCTTTTTCTTGTTTCCACTTCCACGTCAACTGAAGCGTCTTCAAACTGCTGAAGTTTAAAACCATTACGCCGTAGAGGAATGAGACATTTAGGGCAGGGACCAgaacctaaaaattaaaaaagatcattataagtaattttttagttgaaataaataaaaatatataccattaAGGAACTATGACGTGTagcataaataattagttagacaatatcaatatcattaaaatataattaaaaagataaataatgctgtagtaatatatagtaaaatataggtGATTAGTTTAATGATGTTGTCTCTTATAAAGTGCTTTTGTTGCCAGTGGTGGAGGTACATTTCTTACTATAGCTGGAATAAGGGTGAGTAGACacttgtgcataatataaaagttataaaacttaatttatttaggAATTATTTTATGCActaagcaaaatattatattattaaatacctaaatagaaatataaaacgcTTTcacataaaatagttttttttattatgatttttgagtatcttagaataaaatcaactattacaaaaattaaagaagataatatttttgagggtatgatatatcaattttatattttattgttatttgaattagtatttgagtaatatttttagttaacatccgtgttcaaatatttttatatattatataggtacaagcaAATTCCATAAACATGAATAGTTTCcagaaaattgtaaaacatataggtaatgcaataaatggtataaaaactTGTATGCGACCGtgtatgttgtatttatttaggcATACAATTGAACCAAAGCTAAACGATTAAAAAGTCTGATCTTCGAATAGCCATAAGGTAAATcaaactaatacaatttaaaaaatatcacagTACAAacaattacagaaaaaaaattaatttgtttagtatttattttatgttaagttGGGTACTGAAAGACATATTGGTAATGCATAAAAAATATGAGAAACAAATTTCCAGCGACCGTTAagtctattattaatataggcaTAGTTTTGAACAGAAgtaatgaaaaattatcaattCCCTGTCTTCGACTTGCCAAGTTCATTAAAACatcaatacataaatattaactagttttagttaagtacctaactacctaaccttcaaaataagaaaaactataTCAATACTACATTTGTTAGATTGAGTTCCTGTAAGACGAATTGGTAATGCATGAAAAATACAAGAAACAAATTTCCAGCGACCGTTAagtctattattaatataggcaTAGTTTTGAACAGGAgtaatgaaaaattatcaattCTCTGTCTTCGACTTGCCAAGTTCACTAAAACatcagtaaataaatataaactagttttagttaagtacctaactatttaATCTTCTAAATGAAATActacatttttgttaaattgaCTTCCTGTAAGACAAATTGGTAATGCATGAAAAATACAAGAAACAAATTTCCAGCGACCGTTaagtcaattattaatataggcaTAGTTTTGAACAGgagtaatgaaaaattaacaattctCTGTCTTCGACTTGCCAAGTTCATTAAAACATCAATACATAAGTCATAAATACtaactatactctgttcaaaataagacgATGACCAGGCGGCCAAGTTGTGCAAATGGGTGTGGCTTTGTTCCGTGGCAGTGCCCGACGCGTCACTGTAGCGGAACAAAAACTGGTCGCTGCCAGGTCATTGTCTTATTTTGAACTAAGTATAGTTTTAGTTAAGTACCTAACTACCAAATcttcaaaataagaaaaactgCATCAATACTATACATTTGTTAGATTGAGTTCCTGTGAGACGAATTGGTAATGCATGAAAAATACAAGAAACAAATTTCCAGCGACCGTTaagtcaattattaatataggcaTAGTTTTGAACAGGAgtaatgaaaaattatcaattCTCTGTCTTCGACTTGCCAAGTTCACTAtaacatcaataaataaatataaactagtTCTAGttaagtacctaactatttaATCTTCTAAATGAAATActacatttttgttaaattgaCTTCCTGTAAGACAAATTGGTAATGCATGAAAAATACAAGAAACAAATTTCCAGCGACCGTTaagtcaattattaatataggcaTAGTTTTGAACAGGAgtaatgaaaaattatcaattCTCTGTCTTCGACTTGCCAAGTTCACTACCTATAACATCTAGACATAAATATACCTAAACTAGTTTTGACTCCAGTACTTGATATTCTAAATGAGATAAACTATACCACATTTGAAAGATAAACTGGAAATGTCTAAGATTAAGATATtgcagattataaaatatttaagtggtaaaaacaatctaaaaaaaagaaaagaaaattgttGGACAAATTGGTAGTGCaagaaaattatgataattaaatttCTGCGACCGTGTATGTTCTTTTTGCTATAGGCTTAGTTTTGAACAGATGTTATTAGTATTCATAATTCTGTCTTCGACTAGCCAATTATTagatcttttattttatatcaagcCAATTGGTAAAACGTATGTTAGTAGATAATTTACCATAACTGggcataagtataaaaaatacttttgaaacaCAATTTGGTACCTAATACATGTAAGtatgattacaattttaatgaatgtaaattacCATCTTTGTTATACATCAATTAGTTTTTAGCagatattgtgaataaataacatatatttaccCTGACTTTCCAATATAAAAGTCCCCATACACTGCAGCGGTGGTGGTAGCGGTTACAGTAAATTGAATCCGGACACAATtttaccgccaccgctgcagtaTGTGTCGTCCTTAAAGATTCTAAATACatagattatgtaggtagtggACTACTCGACTACTGTCTACATTCTGTATTTACTGTAGTCAACAACATTGTAAGAAGGACAAACAGTacaagttatgaaaaaaaatcacttagTGAATGattagttttgaataaatgcaaTAATGATACAAACAATTTGTTTTCGACTTGATATTTTCTCGAAAActggataggtatttaaacatGGACGATAACTTTGAAAGATAGCTAACCCACGACGAGTCCAGAGACAAACATGAAAATCTGATTACctatcttaatatatttaagacCTATGAAATTGCTCAAAGTAGACAGCAATGAGTAATGACTTAGCCGGTTCAAAATCTAACactcaatattattagttaactaGTAATATACCAGAGGCACCCTAGAGATGCAGTTTTAATCGGGACACCTGATGTCACCCCACCTTCGCACTTGGCACAATCAACACATACTCAAAACACAATAATTCGGTGTTTACCTTTCATGAACGCCACTTCTATGCAATTTGCACACATGGTATGCCCGCACACGTTGAAGCTGAACACGAGGTTCGGGTTCCGGAACTTGGAGCTCATGCACCGGACGCACGCAAGCTCCTCCATGGCCGGAAATTCGGTGTCACTTCGTGAACGGTATTTTACCAGTGAGGGCACGGAGCCATCAAAAAACGTGACCTGTCATTCGGAAGGTTCAATGTCCACCAGAAAgcgtgaaaataattataacacaataacgGTGTTATAATCGACTTACCGGATTATAATTCACAATAGTTAATAGACGACAACGATCgaatgatcaataataataattgttgacattGACGGCGGTGCCGTGTGAAATACGAACCGCGACGAGGCCGCCTTGAATTATAACGCAAGCCGCGGTTCCAGTGGTTGAGTGGTTCCaccgacgacggcgacgacgtgAAAATAGGAGATGATAACGATTAACGACGCGCGACATTGATAACCGACGGTGACGGTCATGGAAACAAGAGCAGATCGAAGAGAAAAACATGGAAAAATAACAcgtcgataatatattattatgtcatggaTAAAAAACCAAACCGACAACGGAATCTGGCGGATAATACCGACATTCGGAAACTACAACTGGACCTCGTCGAAATGTAGAGCGGATGCgttgtatgaaaaataaaataaattttatgtttattgtttataacatattattactataacatagTATTTTACAGTTTTCAATATTGGTATGTGAATATTCAGACGTTCaaagaacatatttttgttataaaggCATTACTGCATtattaggttataataatatcatacgacCATTGAACATGTTTTTGTCGAGGAGGAGGAAAGCTAAGAGGACATGAAACACTTGACAGTTGACGGTCCCTTCTTTCAACAAGTTAGCTGTAGTTTTTAAGCTGTTCTAATTACCTAGGcgttaatgtaaataatacaaattgtatgcaCGAGGAAATTAAACTTCGACCAAAATCTGCTAACAAAGCCTAATTCGTCATGTTTGCATTGTCTAAGTCTAGATTGTTGTCCAGAAATCTGAAATACCAACGAGAAACTGTATATAACTGATTTAAGACCAAACGCTACGTATGGCTGCAAAAAGTGTACCAAAacagtaggtaattactaataaatactaataaataataatagattatttccTTCAGAAATTaagttatagtaggtacctacctattaaataattatatctattgtcatccttcatttaattttttttttaaattttatcaaataaattatcaaatttaaaatgtttttacttaatagttaatacatacataataatattattatgtccacataaaacatccattcagaaaatatttaaaatacatttcaaataagtaataaataaatagtgaaacatatatgttttgtatattatatactagtacCTACACGACATATAGGCATACTATGCCATATAagtaaattacttattaaattttaaactaagttatttgaaatttaatgtttaaaacattgctTTGAACTGTTTAAAACtcaaacaattgaaaaaaacagtttaaaacaaaatatacagtttttttgtttttttattcaaacatgaAAAAATGCACGAAGTCTGTATGAAATATAATGCATGTTTTCGGTTATTTgacaacaaaatataggtacagtcaCACAGACCTCCAATTTTGGCcgacacaataatatacctaaccgacAATTTGTTATTCTATATTTACTGTTCACACAAACAATACATATAACAACTATAGTGTTCAATGTATACACAGTAGggtttagcccccccccccccagtatTTTAACACTAGTAGTGGCAGTTGTgcctataatgttttttttaaaattttttttattgaagtaatctacaatctatacatgttcttagtataataaataggtttgaTGAGTGACGAGTAAGAATATGATAATAAGATTAGGGAAGgtacccagtggtaacaccctaTAAGTGcctataatgttatagttattaaattgttaataattctgacgatataattgataaataattgtattaacttcACTAATTTTATGAACACTGTTTAagtcattaacataatatacaatattttttttagggcatttttggGGTTTTTGATGtcatttatgcatttttataggtatattagggCATCAACATCCGGGCcctaataatgataattaatggTTGTACAATATGACGTATAGCTATATCTTAAttcatgttttttatattattatacccatttgaatatttgatattaatgagTATTCGAGTTTGCtgcgtattaatatattatatttattactatgcgTAAGAGCATAGCGTAATATCTTCCAACTGTTATCAGTCATTACGATTTACGACAATCATTATAGTTCAAGGAAAAAGTCGacgtgataacatttttaaaacgcgTAAAGGGCGTGTATAAGTGTGTTACCGCCACAGGATTTAGTTGACGTAAGACCttcattattttagaaaatactaacgtttttgaaaatatatcttttacataattttaagtagtttttggaacaaaactttattttttaacgttatcaatttttaatttgtttaggtaCTCTTTTAAATTAgaacatgcatttttaatatcatattccgtagcagaatattattaaattattcggggtatttcgatctataaaattcaaatgttgGACAAGTAGTTAATTacctagttataatttataa harbors:
- the LOC132942912 gene encoding CDK-activating kinase assembly factor MAT1 — its product is MEELACVRCMSSKFRNPNLVFSFNVCGHTMCANCIEVAFMKGSGPCPKCLIPLRRNGFKLQQFEDASVDVEVETRKRILQDFNKTEDDFESLDDYNDYLIEIEDIIYNLVRNINVVETKERIDQYKRENKEIIMRNRMKSKREEQALDDLIEEEKMHTQYKRDEVLRDEAEQRTKKLRVDSELIDSLARSNSDARDIVNTYTHKKEEIPVPKPKPISKSINFTKFSTGVKFNQSSISISIKEGPLFKYEPVSHQLNGPSCPDITQLDSLGYMKYIRRESSQELAGGFLIKTSCLHYVQECVSALYERKTGKV